In the genome of Arachis stenosperma cultivar V10309 chromosome 6, arast.V10309.gnm1.PFL2, whole genome shotgun sequence, the window ATAGACTATTATtcatctttttgtttttgtcttaTTTAAACGCCAAAATGAAACGATACTTTTTAGCTCTGGTAAGTTAAAGCCAGCTTAACACTTTGTTCGCCGACTCATTGCGAAAAAGAATCCAAAGACTAATATGATACACATAGCTGGATCTCGATGatcaatataataaattttaaatttaaaaaactaaaataataaaaattatgaatttaaaggactactttttaaatttaatctcAATATCTCattttaaaaagaaatcaaCATGGTGCGGACAAAGTTAGGCCCTCATCATCATGTccctttttcttaaaaactaaaataaaaaagtatattttttatcattaaaatttgttaaaaattttaaaaaatatcccCTAAATTTGActttgtttcaattttattttaaaagttttcgatttatatcaaatatacaatccaacaataatgcatgacaactatatctaatttttttgtattgaaGGTTGTTCTTGTAATATTTTTGCTAAATTTGTTctaagtttttgaaaaattagccatcatggatatatttgatacaaattaaaaatttttgggaTCAAATTGAAACAAagtaaaacttaaaaatatttttaaaactttttacaAACTTCaaggacaaaaaatatattttatactaaaataaaatactcCAATTTCATTATCTATGCATTATACAATTTTATTTcctaaaaaaaatccaaacttCATTATCTATGTATGTAGTGGAGAAATGAAAATAAAGTATGACCCATAGCCACTACTAACAGTGAGTGAAGATGAAGCAGATCTAATTTGAAAGCCCAGATCTTAAACTAAAGGTTGTTGAACCGTTTGCGAAGGGCAATGGGCAGAGTGGAGATGCACCACAGAGGGTAAGAGGAAGCGCTTACCCCCGGAGGAGGAGAAAGTTGAGTCAGTGCCAGTTGTGCCGATGGTTAATGAAAGTTTCATTATTGATGGAGAGCTTCCAGACAAAGAGAGAAGACACTGAGGACAGATTGGGGGAAGTGAACTTTGTTTGAAAGGGTATTTCTGGAATATAAAAACTTATAAGATTACCACCTCAATGTTAAGTAATGCACATTACCTGCAAAATTTAAATTACCattaatatatattaagttATTAACTAAACAAGGCAGTCTTTAAAAAGAGTCAggtaatttaaatcaaaattactAGTAATCCAGATGGATTTATCATTTGTTACTGCAAAGTGCCTCCGGTTAGAATTGCAAATCCTCAGACCGCAGAAAATTTTAAGGAATGCAAAAGCAAAATCAAGCACAGACAGAAAAGGTAATCATTTTTTTCCACGTGGGAAAGAAATTTTCCATATTTCTGTGTAAGGGACAAAAAAATACTAGCATTCCATAAAACATTCTTAATCTGCTAACATCTTCCAATACATTTTTCTTAGTTACATTAATCACTGCTTACTTCTTCCACTTGATGATTTATCCAACTGAGAAATGAAAAggagaacaaaaaaaaataaggggagaaagaaagaaacCAATAAATAATGGCACCAAAATGGCAAGGAGCAGATTCATAATCCTTCATCTACCCAATTCACAGTCCCAGTTAAACCAGTCAAGTTTGGCTAAACTGTGACCATATCCAGTGGTCCGTTCTGGGCAGCTGCCTCTGCCAATTTTTTCCAGTTCAATTCTCGCTGCTGCTCCACTTCATGGGCTTTAGCCTCTCTCTCTGCATGCTGCCTCTGGCACTCCTCAACCAATTCAGCGTCCATTTCAACAAACATCTTCCGAACATTCACTGTCAACCCATGAACTGCCTGGTTCCAATGACTCTTAATATTTTTCTCCAATGCTTCATATATTATGGGTAGCACTACAGTCCTGTTTTGAGCAATTAAGCTGACAATATGCTCATTATTCCAGAGGAAGAGGGCTCGTTCTGCAACCTGCAATGCAAGTGTGCCTAAGAGAAGAGATCTGTGCGATATTTAAATCTATTTTACCAACAGATCATACAATTTAATACATGATTCGGGAAAAAggaaagcaaaagaaaatgctCCAATCAAATCACTATACTGATTGTGACTCAAGAAATATAATATGCAAAGATAATCACATAATCAGTTCAGGATTTTTACGTTAAACACAAGGAACCAATGAAAAACGATCCATCTTGCAGTGACTATGACAATCTTGTTAAAGTATAAAACCGTTCATATATTACCTCCCTCCCTCTGGCCTTTCCCACCATGTTTAAAAAGTACAAGCATCACTTACCAGTTACCACCTAACAAGAAGACCTTTTTTTTGTCCAATAAGGTAAAAAGCACAGGAGCAACTAAACATCTCCTGCTTTCTGGTAACATTGATTATGTCCTCTCATATTACAGGATTATGCATTTAAAAGCatgttcaatttatttattatattcattagttgatataattgcACGCAAATTACAAAACATGAACATATTTTGTTCGGATTccttttaagaaaataaaggaaagaacgaaaattaaaagagatcAAGAAAACAAACCAAAGACACTCTCAAGAAGTGGTGTGcgccaaacaaaaaaaaaatatcttggTACTAGATGAAAGGTTTGGTGGTTACAATGGAGTATATGCTAAATTTATTAAATCAGGACATGCATTGCGTGACCTAATAAATCGACAGCGCAAGGACTGTAACACTCGAAACAATAACCAGCAGAAATTCAACTCCAACAAATCGCCTTTGCTTTTTTGATTTCTAAAGTATCatctcatggacctcaacaacaCAATAATAACAGTAAGAACAATGACAATAACAGTATAATAAAAAAGCGAAGCAAAGCTGTAACCCAGATTTCAAAAACAGTGCATAAGTCAAACCAGAAACTACACTATAACAATTACTGAACTGATAATTTATATTATAGTCAAAAGCATCACCCATTAAACATTAGGCTACAGTTGGTAAGTGTTTCAGGatagaaaatgaaaagatacTTAGACAATGGAGACCAGACTAGACAAAAAAGTTGTGTCTCTGTCCGCGTCCTTATAGGAAATCGGGTAAATTTTGTCCTAAGATGTAGCCATTTTTCTTGTATTGTTATCTATCTGCTCCAAACAAATTTGTGTTCAAAATCTCATTGTACTTGGTCTTAAGATAATCATCAAATAGAGCCTTAAATCAATACACACTTACATATTCATAAAGTTTAATCCTAGCAAGAAGTCATAAGTTAAATTCCAATTCTGTTTAAGATAGCCAGTTTAAGGTTCTGCTGTAAACCaagaacaaaattaatataaatccACGGACATGCAAAAACATGTTCCTCTgaacctttttttttattaggaaAAAAAAGAACTATATTGGGATGAAAATAGAAAGTTAAAAGAAGATTGTAAGAAAATGGATCCTCTATAGtcttttaaaaaacaaaactaGCTGTAGAACAAACCATGAATGAAGCATAATTTTTCAATCTCTCAACATATCTAAGAGGGAAATTCTTCTAAAAAGACTATGTTCGTTACACCAAACACCCAATCCTATCCTTACATAACTTGCTTGTTTGAAAATCAATTATTGCATGTGCATGCATGAATTACTAGTTTTACATTTGTTGTTTAGGGTTGAAACCAAATAAGTCAGAGAAAACAAAGGGTATCTTGCCATATTGACAGATATTGTccaatataatttttattgcCTTTCCATATCAAACAACTAATCATTTACACAATTAAAATTCAAGAACTATTCATAACAGGAAAGAAATGGAATTTATATAATCACAACATAGCTTAAGACTAATGGGATAGGACTTCAATTAAACTGTACTGATTCTGCATCTGAAACTTACACTAACCTTCTAATTACACCATACTTGTCTCCTGACCTATCTTCACATAGAAAGTAGCAGTTCAACAAAAAGCACTCCCTATTCCCTATTTACTATAATGTTAAAGAAAGGAAAAAtgggaaaagcaaaaaaaaataaaaaaagcttGAATTGTATCAATCTCAGTCAATAACATGACAAAAACAGTTCCACTTACCTGAAAGTGAGAACTATTGAGGCAGCGGGAAATCTGTCTAAAGAGGGGAACCATGCAGCGTTGGAACTCCGCAGCCTGTGTGGCCTCCAACACCTCCTCCAATTCCCCAAGGAAGAGAACCTCCTTCTGGCAATTCGTGACAGGCCAATACTTCAACAGGCCCCTAATAACCGTATCCGCGAGCTTGAAATCCTTCTCGACAAACTGCAAGATACAGTACGACAACTGCTGATGGTACATGCCAACAGACTTAGGCTTATGTAGGGGCAAAAGCGCCCTAACAAGGAACAACTTGTGTTCCTCCTTCATGGGCAGCGCAAACCCATTAATGATGCTGCCAAGAATCTCCAGAAGCTCCCCAATACCACTATGTCTCTCAGTCTCATATATAAAACGATAAAAAATGTTGTTAATCGCCTTCCTAATGAAGGGCCTGTGAACCATGAATTTCCCATATATACGATGCAATATTGTTTTCAAATACTCACGCTCTCTAGGGTCCTCGGAACCAAACAAATCAAGCAACTTAAGCACGAATGAATGATCAATGTACCGTTTCGCAACCTTGGTATCAGTATCAGAAGAAACCACGTACCGAAGGAGAAGTTCGTAGACGAGCTGCAAGTGCGGCCAGGCCGCGTCCATAGAGGGCTCCTCCTCCTCTGGGTCATTGTTCTCTGCCCCGGTGTTCTCGTGCGACGCCGGTGGAAGGCACCGGAAAATGTTAACCGATATCATCTTTATCATCTCCTCCTGGCAATTCTCCGTGATCTTTCCAGAACCCGATTGGATAAAATCTACGAGCTCCATCAGCGTTTGCCGCTTGATCTCCTTCTCCCGAACGTTCTTCAATGTGTCGGAGAAGTCCAACAAGAAGCAGCAATTCTGGAGCTTCCGGAGGAACAAGGTCTGCCGCTCCGAGACCGGCACATCGCGGAACGGGGGCAACGGTTCAATAGTGCCGGAAGGCGGAGGCATCGTCGGAGCCGCGGCAGCGCCGGCCGGAGGGGCAGCTCCGCCGCGAGAAGCATGGTTGACGACGACGCCGGCGGCGTTAGGCAATGGATTGCCGTCGGGAGCACCGAAGTCATCTGATTTGGAGGGCTTTTTCGGCCCTCTCTTCATGATTCTATTGAACATTTTGTGATGAAAAAAttgaaaccctaaccctaagGTGTTTTTCTGAGAAGCGAATTCaggaggaggtggtggtggtggtagcgATGGTGATTGGATTGAGAGAGAGTGAAGTGAGTGGAGGCATGGAAACAGGGTTGTAGGATCTTCCTAATCCATGAACAATTCTTATTGTGCTCCCAATATTTTCGCATCACAACCCAAACGGCGACGGATCTGACAAAACGGTGGGAAATGCAAGTGATGGAAAGTGGTCGAGTAGGGGCGGGAATAAGAGTGGTGAAAGGATCACCGGAATACCGGCGATTGATCGGTCGGAGATGTGTTCCGGCACGAATCACAGAAGGAGCGTgtaagagagagaaaaagagtgtgcctatGTGTGTGTATATGCGCGCGTGCGTGTGACCAAGGTTTGGACTTTGGAGAATAATTAAGGAAAGATAAGAGAGATTCCAAAGGACGTGATTAAAGTGATTTGATTATAGACATTAGACAGATTAATTAGATTATAACAAATGATCAGTCATTTAAACCaagctcaaaaaaaaaaaaaaaaaaaacaataccactaatctaatttaatttttatcatcTGCTAAATCTCAGTTCGCAATTCAAAATATGCTTGGAAATTCAAGAGCTCCTACTACACAGAAAGCTAAGGTCAAAAGGCTTTTTGTGTTGTTTCGCATGGTTGGTTGTTTTACAAAATGCTCGGTCTATGGTCCATAAATAAATTATCAAAGGATGCTAAGATTTAAAGGGGAAAAAAATTGCTAAGGTGTAGGCATGGTTTTGAAAATTGGCCGGTCGGACCGGTTTGACTATGAACCGGCAATTTTAATGATTCGGTTTTTTATATAAAATCGACAATTCAAAAACTGAATACAAATTGTTAACCAATCAAGAACTAGACGGTTAGAATAGATCTAGATCCGGCTGGTTCACactcattaaaaaaaaaagaagaaaggcATGCGTGAAGCTCTAGAGCCCCTCCTCCCATCTCTTTCTTTCTCCTCACAGAAATCAGAGCAAGCTTAAGCTTCTGTCTTCTAAAGAAAAATGGAAACCCTAGCCTCTACCACCACCGCAAGCCGCAAGGCCTCTACCACCACCGCAAGCCGCAAGGAGTGAGCCACTGCCACCGTCCGTCGCAGTCAGTGGCTTCTCTCCGTTTGTCTGTTCGTCGGTGTTCTCCAAAGAGAAACCCATGTTCGTTCTCACAGTTTCACCAGTTGCAGGTGCGCAACTTCTTCCTCAACTCCTCCTCGTGACCTTGTGAGATATTCACTCTTAGACCCAGAAAGCTCTAAGCCTCCATCTCTTCTCTTTTCATCAAGATGCGTTGCCTCTGTTCCACTTCTATCGCGCTGCCTCTGTTCTACCAGGCTCTCCAACCGTCGTTTGTTCCAGTTTCGTCGCCTATGTCTTCTAGTTCGAGTTCCTCATTTGTGCTCCATCTCTCCCTCATTTGTGTTTGAGTTCCAGCCCTAGTGGAAGGTGATTTTTGCGGTTTTTTCTTTAATCATCACTATTTAAGATTTCTTTGTTCTTGGAATTTGGTTTTATTTCTGGTTAGGATTGGTGATTTGAATCTTTtacttaaaaattattttttgatgcTTTGATTTTCAAGTTGCTGGCTGCTTCAATTTGAGGGAATTGTGAACTTTGGTTTATGTTGTGATTGAAGGTTCTTCGGTTTGGGTATTCTTCACTTTCCTGAAAGCTTAGCTTTTAATTCTTTGAGCATACACGATATCAAAGTATTGTTTTCAACAATGGTGATTTTTAGATTTGCTTTTTGGTTACTTTATTTTAAATGTTTCTATTGGTGTTGTTGTGTTGTTGCTATGATTTAACTATTCTTTtgattctctcttttttttttaaatgctcAGTTAGTGCTTGGTTGATTGACGTTGCTCACTGATTgtatttgatgataaattttaaattgataactCTATTATTTCTTTACTGCCTGTTTTgtagttaaattttattgaagtttcTTTAATTTGCACTGCCTATTTTACTGATTCACGATTCCTTCATTGCTTTTTTGTTGTTAATTATTGTAATAAGCTTTgttaaaatttgattgaaaactgttaatctttcttcattttttactATTCTAACTTGTgttcttattaaaaaatttataattggtgatcttttaatttattatatgcTTCATGTTTTCATTGTTCTATTcttatgaagaaaaaaaaattgcaaataATGATTGTATGATTCATGTTTTGATTGTTctgttatataaaaaaaattctgttTTCTTCCGTGTTGGATTCTTTTTGTTTCAGGCTCTATTGTGTGTTTGTTGTGCAACACAacactattttttttgttttactttttgACTTAGCTATATTAAAGTAATATTCTTTGTCTTTAACTTGTGCCCTATAATTTAATCTAGCTATTTTTAATGGGAGTAAAATTAAGTTAATTGTCAACAAATTTGCAGCAAGTTTTGGCatatttttaagattaattatatttagtTGGTAATATTTTATGTTAGGTAAATTTGAGAGAtattttaggattttatttataattaatttattattttattatagaatAATTTTTTCGGTTGAACCAAATTGATCGGTTGGATCAATAAACCAGTAACTAGAGCGATTTGATGACCGATCTAATTTTCAGAACCTTAGATATAGGGATGGAAACGGTCCCTGATGCATGTGcatcatgttgtgttttctataatttttcatacaagaaattaatGCTTAATGCCTAATTATGGAGATGTTTTGGTGCTTAAGTCGTATATTCTTTGATTGCTTGATTTGACGAATTTTGTAGGAAATGAATGAAAAAGAAGTAAAAAGCACAAAACGAcctcaaaaaaagaaaagataaaattttctGGCATGCTTTGAAGCTTCGGATAACGCTTTGAGCCTTAGGCCACACTTTTAAAAAATTGGCCCTTTAAGAAAGTATGGCATATGAAGCGTGCCAAAGAATGAATAAAGGAAGACATGCATGAGGCGTTATGAAGCAAGTATTGGAGCCCAGGATCGAACCCTTGCATTTGCACAAGAGAAGTTCATGAAGATTTTGCAAATTTTACCTCTTTATACTCCAACATGAATAACTTGTactacaaagctccaaatgagattattttagtgtcattggaaagtagatttcaagaacttttcaaccatatatAACACTTTATATTGAACACTGGATATGAGGTTGAAATCTACCCCGAAAAACACAAGGTGAGCATAGCACCAACATAGAAGGAGCTAGCAGATCTTTCCAAtgatatatgatagtctatggTGCTATTCCCTTTGGGCTATGAACAAAGAGCAACAAAGTGATGGTTATATCCTCAAGTGCCCATAGTGGCGCCTAAAACACCCAGAAAGCTCATTTTGTACGTTTCAAGCGCCCACACCAGCGCCCAAAATGCCAAGCAAGCCTAGGATCCTCACAAGAGGCGTTTCAAACGACCAAAACCAACCCCCAAACGCCCTCCCTCATCACACCTTCCAGGAAGCAGGTTTGAGCTTCCAATTTGGCGTTTCTAGCGCTAGCTTTGTGCTTTCAAGAAGTCCCTATCTAAGCACGCAAGATCAGCGTTTCAGGCGCCAGGGAAAGACAAAAAAGAATGAAGTGATGGAATGTTCAAACGCCTTCGAAGACCCTTGTCCTTGTGCCAATGCCCAGCCTTTCTAGCACCGTTATTGGCGCCTAAAATGCCTAGGAACCTCACAAGAGGTGTTTCAAATGCCCAAACCACGCCCCAAATGCCAAGACCTTCCAGGGACATGAATTTTGTGCTAGAAGACGCGTTTCAAACGCCCACTTTCATGTTTCAAACGCCCAACTTCAAGTGACCTCAGCAAGTCCACAATtatcaaccaatcaaggccacaaaaATCAtctagaaataattaaaaaattttcatttaattataaatttgaatttcatttaattttgtaattgaaGATAGCTTATAAATAGGGCTTTAGTTTTATCATTAGAGGACACACCACTCGGAGAGGGGTCTTTGAACTCTTCTCTGCTCACTCTCATTTACTTCTccttttccattttctttcataCCCATTTTGTAATGTATTTAGTTATGAGTCTCTAATTTCCAACATTGGGGAGAGGAGTTGTGTTTCATTTCAATGAATTTATGTTATTACTTTTCTTCTTAATTCAAGCATTGTTCATCTAAGAGAGAGTCTTTATGCTTCAAAAATCTAATTCTATCGAGAGAGGGATTAGATATATTTGAATTCCATGATGAGCTTGAGAAAAGATTTATGGTAATTCAGTTTGATGTTCTAGTCTCATAATTCTCTTGATTGATAATCCAGAGCTTGATATATAAGATGTAATCACTTTGAATCAAGATTTTGAGGGTTGTGTGACTTGGGATCTGTAATTGTTCTtcacctcttctcatgaacaatagATCAAGATATTGACAATTGATAATgttaagagaaattgaattacAAAGAGATTGAAATTCAATTACTTATGATCTGCCATAGATCTACTCTACATGATTGAGAGGAAAGTGAGAACTATTGATTCAAGAGAAATTAACATCTTGAATCCCTAATTTCTCTTATTCTTAGTTTTAACGATTTACTTTCCTGGACTTTACTTTCTTACACTTTTCTTTCTTGCACGTTACTTTTCcgtattttacttttcttgctctttaattTTCCAACACTTtatattcttgtcatttactttcttgttctttataacttctatttaattttatgtcatttacatttcttgtttgCTTATCACTCAAAATTGAACtgtctaactagaataatcaatCAACTATTACTTGTTTAATCctttaatcctcgtgggatcgacctcactcatagtgagttattacttgattacgacctggtgcacttgccggtggaTATTGTTCATCAAATTctgtatcaagtttttggcgccattgctggGGATTAATTATGATTAACAAATTGCCGATTGATTAGTTACCTAGATTAaacattttttctctttttgttttgttcatttaatttcttttgtttctttattttctattgctAGTTAACCGTTTGTGATATTGCCTCATAAGAAATTTCCTCAATTATGACAAAGGGGAGttcaatttctttttctcttggtgattgtgttgtttgataTAGAGATTTTCAAAGAAGAATGGTGTATACATCGAATTACATGGGATACTTTCCActaccacaaaatgattcatttTACTATGCTAATTGTTGCTGGGAATATCAACAAGAAGTGATGGAGTTTGAGTAATCAAATGAAATTGGATACTTCCCAGAGCCACAATATGATTCATACTCTTATGAGTGGAGAAACTACCCAAATGGTGGCTGGAAAAGtcaaaatcaaagagattttAATGCCCCACATTCTGTccatcaagaaccatcatcacTTGATCGTGCATTGAATACATTCATGCAAGATTGTACAACCTCACCTCATGATTTTTTATATCAAAAGCCTTCATTACTTGACTTTACCTCACCACAAAATTCACTTCACTTATTTCATTACCCACAAAACTCATTCCACAACTTCTAAAACAACTTCGATGCTCCTCCAGTGAACACACAAAATACTCACCTTAATGCTCCAAATAACTTtcatcaattataattataccCTACATAACCATCTCAAGAATCCCAAAGGCTTTCTACTCTTGAACTTGCATTAGAAAAATTCATAAAAAGTCAAGAGACAATCATGAGAAATCGAGAGGCATTCATAAGAAATCTTGAGGTACAATTAGGACAAATTGCAAAACAACTCTCTGAAAGATCCACCAATGCCTTTTCTAGTGACACAATCCCTAACCTAGAGAAGTTTACATTTCaatgaaacagagagttgcatGGAGGGTGATttaattgaaccaccaattaaAAAAGTTCTTGATGAAGAGGACACTCCAACCATCACATAACAACCAATtcctaaaataaaaaagtgaagGGAATTAAGGAAAGTACAAAAAAGAGGATTGTGACTAAGGAACAAAAGACAACATccatgaaaaagagaaagtcAACTAAAAGCAATTCAATCCCTTCCCCAACAAGCAAAGTAAATCAAGCtaataacaaaagaaagcttgttaAAAGGATGTCAAAACAGGGGACATCAATTTTCTCCTGTTCTCCCCTAAAGTCATTTCTcttaaccaattggaagaagaggaagaaaagaaccaacatgtcaagctaatgacattaaaagagcacttgttgggaggcaacccaaccgttGGTAACAATTTCTTGCTTTACTTAGTTTTACTTTCAAATAATTTGGCATAAGATTGCATAGAATAAGTTTGGTGTCGCCACTTACCTTTCATTCAAAGTATCATGCACAACCCACTTATTAATGCAATCACATTGTCTCTGTTCCTTTGGCCTtcattgttatttttaattttgcttgcttaaacaCATGCATTCCTCACATTTTTTCTTGAAGACATTCATGATTAATCATAAATTCCATCACCAATGTTTTATTTGTTGATTGAGGATAAGtaatcattctaagtttggtgtgggaggAAAAGAATAggagaaaaataacaacaatgatgatgaaaatCTACAAGGTGGTTAAGTTCCTTTTCGTCTCATTTGTTTTCTGTACAttcaattgcatgattgtcttctatTTCTTCTATATGCATGTGTGCTCTTCCTTCTATAAGCATAGTTTGATTTGAATTATAACATGTTGCTTTTACATTATAATTACCATCTTGAAATTTGTAAGTCAAAGAAATTAAAGTATCATGATTGGTAGTGCGAATTCTCACACTTCGTACAACTGaactagcaagtgtactgggtcgttgATAAACAccgattttgtggtttatcttatacttattttaggggattttatcatttgttttcacatttattcaataaaatagcatgattttgtaattctcccttgaattgtgcttaagtgtaaaaaacatactttttaggcccttaaattggtgattttaactCACTTTAACTCCAtccgatgccttgatatgtttgctgagtgatttcaggttcatagggcaagtattggatggaagaaatgAGAAAAAAGCATACAAAGTAGAGAATACATAAAGAAACCAAGATTGGGAATGCATCGATGGGCGCACACGTGTACAAGGCGCGCGCGCGCAAAAGTGAGTTCGCCTAAGGACGCGCATGCGTACATGCCGCGTCCGCGCAGATGAAGAAttagccaatcgacgcgcacgcgcacatggcgcgtatgcgccgatactcgcacgtgactcacttaaaggcaaaatgCTGGGGTGATTTCTGAGCAGGTCAGGCCCAATTCCAACATGTTTCTGAgtgtatttcatgcagaattgaagCCCAAGCAAAGGGGGAACAATTGGTTGTAGCATTAATATTATGTAgcttagtttctagagagagaagctcgctcttctctctagaattaagTTAGATTAGGTTAATTTCATCTTAAATCTAGTTCCAATTTCATGTTCTCATCTTGTTTTCTCTACAATTTCATGTTTCTATTCTTGATTCTTCTTAGTTTTCatgttaattcccctttttgctA includes:
- the LOC130935465 gene encoding serine/threonine protein phosphatase 2A 57 kDa regulatory subunit B' beta isoform-like — its product is MFNRIMKRGPKKPSKSDDFGAPDGNPLPNAAGVVVNHASRGGAAPPAGAAAAPTMPPPSGTIEPLPPFRDVPVSERQTLFLRKLQNCCFLLDFSDTLKNVREKEIKRQTLMELVDFIQSGSGKITENCQEEMIKMISVNIFRCLPPASHENTGAENNDPEEEEPSMDAAWPHLQLVYELLLRYVVSSDTDTKVAKRYIDHSFVLKLLDLFGSEDPREREYLKTILHRIYGKFMVHRPFIRKAINNIFYRFIYETERHSGIGELLEILGSIINGFALPMKEEHKLFLVRALLPLHKPKSVGMYHQQLSYCILQFVEKDFKLADTVIRGLLKYWPVTNCQKEVLFLGELEEVLEATQAAEFQRCMVPLFRQISRCLNSSHFQVAERALFLWNNEHIVSLIAQNRTVVLPIIYEALEKNIKSHWNQAVHGLTVNVRKMFVEMDAELVEECQRQHAEREAKAHEVEQQRELNWKKLAEAAAQNGPLDMVTV